Proteins from one Syngnathus scovelli strain Florida chromosome 9, RoL_Ssco_1.2, whole genome shotgun sequence genomic window:
- the alg2 gene encoding alpha-1,3/1,6-mannosyltransferase ALG2, with translation MVRVVFLHPDLGIGGAERLVVDAAVALKSKGCNVQIWTAHYDPTHCFSETLDPDLPVVCVGDWLPTSVLGYFHAVCAYLRMIYVALYLVFFSGLEYDVVFCDQVSVCIPVLRLSRHRKKVLFYCHFPDQLLTQRKSALKKLYRAPIDFLEERTTGMADLILVNSQFTAGVFRETFQSLKGVQTDVLYPSLNTRTFDQPPTESESLWGLLPEGTSHLFLSLNRYERKKNLGLALRALAQLRRALPPGRRAGVHLVVAGGYDERVGENLEHYAELKELASQLHLEDCVTFLRSPSDSVKVALLRGSHATLYTPSGEHFGIVPVEAMYCCCPVIAVNSGGPLESVADGETGFLCEPTAEAFSKAMERLVVEPQLRRDMGQAGRKRVQDKFSLQAFSQQLYGYVVGLSQ, from the exons ATGGTGCGGGTGGTGTTTCTGCATCCAGACCTCGGCATCGGCGGAGCGGAGCGTCTGGTTGTCGACGCTGCCGTTGCCCTAAAGTCGAAGGGATGTAATGTCCAGATCTGGACCGCCCACTATGACCCGACACATTGTTTCTCTGAGACCCTTGACCCAGACCTACCTGTA GTATGTGTGGGTGACTGGCTGCCCACCAGTGTCTTGGGTTACTTCCATGCGGTGTGTGCTTACCTGAGGATGATCTACGTGGCTCTCTATTTGGTTTTCTTCAGCGGGCTGGAGTATGATGTAGTTTTCTGTGATCAA GTCTCAGTGTGTATTCCAGTGTTGAGGCTATCCCGTCACAGAAAGAAGGTCTTATTCTACTGTCACTTCCCAGATCAGCTGCTAACTCAAAGGAAATCAGCTCTCAAGAAGCTTTACCGTGCTCCCATTGACTTCCTGGAAGAGCGAACCACTGGCATGGCTGACTTG ATTCTGGTAAACAGCCAGTTCACCGCAGGAGTCTTCAGGGAGACCTTTCAGAGTCTCAAAGGGGTCCAGACAGACGTCCTCTATCCCTCGCTCAACACGCGCACATTTGACCAGCCGCCCACTGAATCGGAAAGCCTGTGGGGGCTGCTTCCCGAGGGAACCTCCCACCTGTTCCTCTCGCTCAACCGATACGAGCGAAAGAAGAACTTGGGTCTGGCCCTGCGAGCCCTAGCGCAGCTGAGGCGCGCGCTTCCTCCGGGCCGGAGAGCAGGCGTCCACCTGGTGGTGGCGGGGGGCTACGACGAGCGAGTGGGCGAGAACCTGGAGCACTACGCCGAGCTGAAGGAGCTGGCATCGCAACTCCACTTGGAGGACTGTGTGACTTTCTTACGCTCCCCCTCGGACTCGGTGAAGGTGGCGCTGCTGCGGGGCAGCCACGCGACGCTCTACACGCCCAGCGGGGAGCATTTTGGGATCGTTCCCGTCGAGGCCATGTACTGCTGCTGCCCCGTTATCGCCGTCAACTCCGGGGGGCCCCTGGAGAGCGTGGCGGACGGCGAGACGGGCTTCCTGTGCGAGCCCACGGCGGAGGCCTTCTCCAAGGCCATGGAGAGGCTGGTTGTGGAGCCGCAGCTCCGCAGGGACATGGGACAAGCTGGCAGGAAGAGGGTGCAAGATAAGTTCTCTCTCCAGGCCTTCTCGCAGCAGCTGTACGGATATGTTGTCGGCCTTAgccagtga
- the sec61b gene encoding protein transport protein Sec61 subunit beta: MPGPAVSATSVGASSRSPSKTVAPRAAGSTVRQRKATSSGTRSGGRATGSAGTGGMWRFYTEDSPGLKVGPVPVLVMSLLFIASVFMLHIWGKYTRS; encoded by the exons ATG CCTGGACCAGCAGTAAGTGCAACCAGTGTGGGGGCGTCAAGCCGTTCCCCCAGCAAGACAGTGGCCCCCCGTGCAGCGGGCTCCACAGTCAGACAGAG GAAAGCAACCAGCAGCGGTACCCGCAGCGGAGGCAGGGCCACTGGGTCGGCCGGCACCGGGGGAATGTGGCGCTTTTACACCGAGGACTCGCCAGGCCTTAAAGT CGGCCCAGTGCCGGTGTTGGTGATGAGTTTGCTTTTCATCGCGTCCGTCTTCATGCTTCACATCTGGGGTAAATACACGCGCTCTTAA
- the LOC125975439 gene encoding phospholipase A and acyltransferase 4-like — translation MNGQRLWGSLFSQMQWQQVDKNVSAAEIGDLIEFVHPWLGVSLWGVYMGQGHVIHFGVGDENMTQKACRSLMQQMMPRKKGDGVLKKTAITSQPIADIRLPAGTRVRVNNDKHQLVPSVTEQMMHRCHTFLHQQFKYDLINFNSEHFATFVRYGRAVCTQIPFQKMNGDHVDTTQTLELIMQQRMETET, via the exons ATGAACGGACAGAGACTTTGGGGCAGCCTTTTCTCGCAAATGCAATGGCAACAg GTTGATAAGAATGTGTCCGCGGCCGAGATTGGAGACTTGATCGAATTTGTGCACCCGTGGCTTGGGGTGTCTCTATGGGGAGTTTATATGGGACAAGGTCATGTGATTCATTTTGGAGTGGGCG ATGAGAACATGACTCAGAAAGCATGCCGCAGCCTAATGCAGCAGATGATGCCCAGGAAGAAAGGCGACGGTGTTCTGAAGAAGACCGCCATCACCTCTCAGCCCATCGCTGACATCCGATTGCCTGCGGGAACCCGCGTTCGGGTCAACAACGACAAGCACCAACTGGTTCCGTCCGTAACGGAGCAGATGATGCATCGCTGTCACACTTTCCTGCATCAACAGTTCAAATACGACCTGATCAACTTTAACAGCGAGCATTTCGCCACGTTTGTTCGCTACGGTCGAGCCGTGTGTACGCAG ATTCCCTTTCAAAAAATGAACGGCGATCACGTCGACACCACCCAAACTCTCGAACTGATAATGCAGCAGCGCATGGAGACGGAAACATAA